The following are encoded together in the Lathyrus oleraceus cultivar Zhongwan6 chromosome 3, CAAS_Psat_ZW6_1.0, whole genome shotgun sequence genome:
- the LOC127129629 gene encoding uncharacterized protein LOC127129629 has product MAGRNDAAMAAAMQAMAQAVQNLPNAGGDAGSRSLATFQRENPPVFKGKHDPDAALGWLKEIERIFRVMDCTPAQKVRYGTHMLAVEADDWWLETHERLTVAGEVITWDVFRREFLRKYYPEDVRGKKEIEFLELKQGNMSVTDYAAKFVELSKFYPHYTGAGAEFSKCIKFENGFRSEIKKVVGYQKIRIFTELVDSCRIFEEDNNAHYKIVSDRKGKQHQNRGKPYDAPAGKGKQRAAPAQRASGGGAPAGIVCFKCGQAGHK; this is encoded by the coding sequence atggctggaaggaatgacgctgcaatggctgccgcaatgcaagcaatggcacaagctgtgcagaacttgccaaatgctggtggagatgctggatcacgtagcttggcgacttttcaaagagagaatccgccggtgtttaaagggaagcatgatccagatgcagccttgggatggttgaaagaaattgagagaatcttccgtgttatggattgcactccagctcagaaggttcggtatggtactcacatgctagcagtcgaagctgatgactggtggctagagactcacgagaggttgaccgtggcaggtgaagtcattacttgggatgtattccgtagggaattcctgaggaagtattatccggaagatgtccgtggtaagaaggaaattgagttccttgagttgaagcaaggaaacatgtctgtcactgattatgctgcgaaatttgtggagctgtccaaattttatcctcattacactggtgccggtgctgaattttcaaagtgcatcaagtttgaaaatggattccgctctgaaattaagaaggttgttgggtatcagaagatacgcatttttactgaattggttgatagctgcaggatatttgaagaagacaataatgctcattacaagattgtcagtgaccgcaagggcaagcaacatcaaaaccgtggcaagccgtatgatgctccagctggaaaagggaagcaaagagctgctccggctcagagagctagtgggggaggtgctcctgctggtatagtttgcttcaaatgtggtcaggctggtcataag